Proteins encoded together in one Astyanax mexicanus isolate ESR-SI-001 chromosome 10, AstMex3_surface, whole genome shotgun sequence window:
- the map7d3 gene encoding ensconsin isoform X7 — MAEGASTLKGLRAQMAAAAQAQAEERRSQAGNSPVPPAATTTSTTTTKSHAKPVIDGAALRIDEKLRVAKERREEQEKQHAARESQILERERKAKLQVERQVEERQRKLEEQRRKEEQRRAAVEEKRKQKQEEEKEHYEAVMRRTLERSNRVEQRQKRWSWGGLSDADSKNGESDTGPVSSPVTVVISPASPVSKPPRSQTPQDKRSTSTTNLKQSADSAISKRLSSSSATLLNSSDKTRRSLASPMDFSRLLTPTQASLARSKSAAALSADGADVPESHLCPRSVSTSPLQPSPRGPLRSRSTDRRKGPPTSASADAISSMAQKAEKDKRFTSPGGKRPPSPSTLPNRHRSPSPGPQALSTTKRAPSPGAAKSSPRNRPPSPSGVKQRPPSPQPASASKPLPIQKPALTPTGPPILRKRESKPKDMSPVTPMSPQPQEANTASPAPSTKPKEDPNSKAIAGTNSAAEASRMLAENRRLAREQKEREEQLRVQREEEERLRKEEQKRLAEEERVRRLEEEKIRAEERKREEEEQAVKDEEEKQRLELEEQQRQEELQKEREEAEAKTKEEAEKQRQERERIMQQNQQERMERKKRIEEIMKRTRKTDQIDFKGSDDKSNPDENDDDEEEEVTDQINCESDQSVKLDNAAEEEDQKDTQEEDASSQEGPEEREEPLGSVNGQAELENKENNNGSSAAEPLAISNSCPKTRLVEGSEFVNENSKLGLNGKTGPWSFEELIDLGVHPKGRPLMEADGCNQGLIDCDGVPEGPRVAFEDKSAPVNSIHPPQPIEALSEM, encoded by the exons CTGCAGCCGCGCAGGCGCAGGCCGAGGAGCGTCGCAGTCAGGCTGGCAACAGCCCAGTGCCTCCAGctgccaccaccaccagcaccaccaccacaaAGAGCCATGCAAAACCAG TTATTGATGGAGCAGCTCTTCGAATAGACGAGAAACTTCGAGTGGccaaagaaagaagagaagaacaAGAGAAGCAGCACG CGGCACGTGAGTCTCAGATCCTGGAACGGGAGCGCAAGGCCAAGCTGCAGGTGGAGAGGCAGGTGGAGGAGAGGCAGAGGAAGCTGGAGGAGCAGCGAAGGAAAGAAGAGCAGAGAAGAGCTGCTGTGGAGGAGAAGAGGAAACAGAAGCAGGAGGAAGAGAAG gagcaCTATGAGGCAGTGATGCGGCGTACTCTGGAACGCAGTAATAGAGTTGAGCAGAGGCAGAAAAGGTGGTCCTGGGGAGGCCTCTCCGACGCAGACAGCAAAAATG GCGAGAGTGACACTGGCCCCGTCTCATCCCCAGTTACTGTAGTAATCTCCCCAGCCTCACCAGTCTCCAAGCCACCTCGGAGCCAGACGCCACAAG ACAAGCGTTCCACCTCCACCACAAACCTGAAGCAGTCGGCCGACTCTGCCATCAGCAAACGCCTGTCCTCCTCCTCCGCTACCCTCCTCAACTCTTCAGACAAGA caCGTCGCTCCTTGGCCAGTCCCATGGACTTCAGTCGTCTCCTCACCCCCACCCAGGCTTCTCTAGCTAGGAGCAAGAGCGCGGCGGCCCTATCAGCCGATGGAGCAGATGTCCCAG AGTCTCACCTGTGTCCTCGCTCAGTGTCCACCAGCCCGCTGCAGCCCAGCCCCCGCGGACCCCTGCGCAGCCGCAGCACAGACCGCCGGAAAGGCCCACCGACGTCCGCTTCGGCCGACGCCATCTCCAGCATGGCTCAG AAAGCTGAGAAGGACAAGCGCTTCACTTCACCGGGAGGAAAACGTCCTCCTTCACCCTCCACCCTCCCTAACCGCCATCGCTCCCCATCCCCTGGTCCCCAGGCTCTCAGCACCACCAAAAGAGCGCCCTCCCCTGGAGCAGCCAA GTCAAGTCCCCGAAATCGCCCCCCCTCCCCCAGCGGGGTGAAACAGCGGCCTCCATCCCCTCAGCCCGCCTCTGCCTCCAAACCTCTGCCCATACAGAAGCCTGCGCTCACCCCCACCGGCCCTCCTATTCTCCGCAAGAGGGAGTCCAAGCCGAAGGACATGTCTCCTGTGACTCCTATGTCACCACAGCCTCAAGAGGCCAACACTGCCAGCCCTGCCCCCAGCACCAAGCCCAAAGAAG ATCCCAACTCTAAAGCCATTGCCGGCACAAACTCTGCTGCAGAAGCCTCTAGGATGTTGGCAGAGAACCGGCGTCTGGCCCgtgaacagaaagagagagaggaacagctCAGAgtgcagagagaggaggaggagag GCTGAGAAAGGAGGAACAGAAGCGTCTCGCTGAGGAGGAGAGAGTGAGACGCTTGGAGGAAGAGAAGATTCGggcggaggagaggaagagggaaGAGGAAGAGCAGGCTGTTAAAGATGAGGAGGAGAAGCAGAGGCTGGAGCtggaggagcagcagagacaggaaGAGCTCCAGAAAGAG CGAGAGGAGGCCGAAGCAAAGACCAAAGAGGAGGCTGAGAAACAGCGGCAGGAGAGAGAGCGCATCATGCAGCAGAACCAGCAGGAGCGCATGGAGAGGAAGAAG agAATTGAAGAAATTATGAAGAGAACCCGAAAAACGGACCAAATCGATTTTAAG GGCAGTGATGACAAAAGTAATCCAGatgagaatgatgatgatgaagaagaagaggtTACTGACCAGATAAACTGTGAAA GTGATCAGTCTGTCAAACTGGACAATGCAGCAGAGGAAGAAGACCAAAAAGATACCCAGGAGGAAGATGCTTCTTCACAGGAAGGCCCTGAGGAGCGGGAGGAGCCGCTTGGCAGTGTGAATGGACAGGCCGAATTGGAAAATAAGGAAAACAACAATGGCTCCAGTGCAGCGGAGCCGCTAGCCATTAg TAATTCTTGCCCAAAGACGCGTCTGGTGGAAGGCTCAGAGTTTGTGAATGAGAACTCTAAACTGGGACTGAATGGGAAAACTGGGCCGTGGAGCTTTGAGGAGCTGATTGATCTGGGGGTTCATCCTAAAGGCCGGCCACTGATGGAGGCCGACGGTTGTAACCAGGGCCTTATAGACTGTGATGGGGTACCTGAGGGTCCCAGGGTGGCCTTTGAAGACAAGTCGGCTCCTGTTaactccatccatccacctcAGCCCATTGAAGCTCTATCAG
- the map7d3 gene encoding ensconsin isoform X5, with amino-acid sequence MAEGASTLKGLRAQMAAAAQAQAEERRSQAGNSPVPPAATTTSTTTTKSHAKPVIDGAALRIDEKLRVAKERREEQEKQHAARESQILERERKAKLQVERQVEERQRKLEEQRRKEEQRRAAVEEKRKQKQEEEKEHYEAVMRRTLERSNRVEQRQKRWSWGGLSDADSKNGESDTGPVSSPVTVVISPASPVSKPPRSQTPQDKRSTSTTNLKQSADSAISKRLSSSSATLLNSSDKSAKRRSSSLNRLPSNATQASKEVNKQPQVEQTGPTLKKRSSSLSRVGSKASPKTIPEKGPPSEAESHLCPRSVSTSPLQPSPRGPLRSRSTDRRKGPPTSASADAISSMAQKAEKDKRFTSPGGKRPPSPSTLPNRHRSPSPGPQALSTTKRAPSPGAAKSSPRNRPPSPSGVKQRPPSPQPASASKPLPIQKPALTPTGPPILRKRESKPKDMSPVTPMSPQPQEANTASPAPSTKPKEDPNSKAIAGTNSAAEASRMLAENRRLAREQKEREEQLRVQREEEERLRKEEQKRLAEEERVRRLEEEKIRAEERKREEEEQAVKDEEEKQRLELEEQQRQEELQKEREEAEAKTKEEAEKQRQERERIMQQNQQERMERKKRIEEIMKRTRKTDQIDFKGSDDKSNPDENDDDEEEEVTDQINCESDQSVKLDNAAEEEDQKDTQEEDASSQEGPEEREEPLGSVNGQAELENKENNNGSSAAEPLAISNSCPKTRLVEGSEFVNENSKLGLNGKTGPWSFEELIDLGVHPKGRPLMEADGCNQGLIDCDGVPEGPRVAFEDKSAPVNSIHPPQPIEALSEM; translated from the exons CTGCAGCCGCGCAGGCGCAGGCCGAGGAGCGTCGCAGTCAGGCTGGCAACAGCCCAGTGCCTCCAGctgccaccaccaccagcaccaccaccacaaAGAGCCATGCAAAACCAG TTATTGATGGAGCAGCTCTTCGAATAGACGAGAAACTTCGAGTGGccaaagaaagaagagaagaacaAGAGAAGCAGCACG CGGCACGTGAGTCTCAGATCCTGGAACGGGAGCGCAAGGCCAAGCTGCAGGTGGAGAGGCAGGTGGAGGAGAGGCAGAGGAAGCTGGAGGAGCAGCGAAGGAAAGAAGAGCAGAGAAGAGCTGCTGTGGAGGAGAAGAGGAAACAGAAGCAGGAGGAAGAGAAG gagcaCTATGAGGCAGTGATGCGGCGTACTCTGGAACGCAGTAATAGAGTTGAGCAGAGGCAGAAAAGGTGGTCCTGGGGAGGCCTCTCCGACGCAGACAGCAAAAATG GCGAGAGTGACACTGGCCCCGTCTCATCCCCAGTTACTGTAGTAATCTCCCCAGCCTCACCAGTCTCCAAGCCACCTCGGAGCCAGACGCCACAAG ACAAGCGTTCCACCTCCACCACAAACCTGAAGCAGTCGGCCGACTCTGCCATCAGCAAACGCCTGTCCTCCTCCTCCGCTACCCTCCTCAACTCTTCAGACAAGA GTGCTAAGCGGAGGAGTTCGTCTTTGAATCGGTTGCCTAGCAATGCCACTCAGGCCTCTAAGGAAGTGAATAAGCAGCCTCAGGTGGAACAGACAG GCCCCACCTTGAAGAAACGGAGCTCCTCCCTCTCTCGAGTAGGGAGCAAAGCCTCACCTAAAACCATACCAGAGAAAGGTCCACCCAGTGAAGCAG AGTCTCACCTGTGTCCTCGCTCAGTGTCCACCAGCCCGCTGCAGCCCAGCCCCCGCGGACCCCTGCGCAGCCGCAGCACAGACCGCCGGAAAGGCCCACCGACGTCCGCTTCGGCCGACGCCATCTCCAGCATGGCTCAG AAAGCTGAGAAGGACAAGCGCTTCACTTCACCGGGAGGAAAACGTCCTCCTTCACCCTCCACCCTCCCTAACCGCCATCGCTCCCCATCCCCTGGTCCCCAGGCTCTCAGCACCACCAAAAGAGCGCCCTCCCCTGGAGCAGCCAA GTCAAGTCCCCGAAATCGCCCCCCCTCCCCCAGCGGGGTGAAACAGCGGCCTCCATCCCCTCAGCCCGCCTCTGCCTCCAAACCTCTGCCCATACAGAAGCCTGCGCTCACCCCCACCGGCCCTCCTATTCTCCGCAAGAGGGAGTCCAAGCCGAAGGACATGTCTCCTGTGACTCCTATGTCACCACAGCCTCAAGAGGCCAACACTGCCAGCCCTGCCCCCAGCACCAAGCCCAAAGAAG ATCCCAACTCTAAAGCCATTGCCGGCACAAACTCTGCTGCAGAAGCCTCTAGGATGTTGGCAGAGAACCGGCGTCTGGCCCgtgaacagaaagagagagaggaacagctCAGAgtgcagagagaggaggaggagag GCTGAGAAAGGAGGAACAGAAGCGTCTCGCTGAGGAGGAGAGAGTGAGACGCTTGGAGGAAGAGAAGATTCGggcggaggagaggaagagggaaGAGGAAGAGCAGGCTGTTAAAGATGAGGAGGAGAAGCAGAGGCTGGAGCtggaggagcagcagagacaggaaGAGCTCCAGAAAGAG CGAGAGGAGGCCGAAGCAAAGACCAAAGAGGAGGCTGAGAAACAGCGGCAGGAGAGAGAGCGCATCATGCAGCAGAACCAGCAGGAGCGCATGGAGAGGAAGAAG agAATTGAAGAAATTATGAAGAGAACCCGAAAAACGGACCAAATCGATTTTAAG GGCAGTGATGACAAAAGTAATCCAGatgagaatgatgatgatgaagaagaagaggtTACTGACCAGATAAACTGTGAAA GTGATCAGTCTGTCAAACTGGACAATGCAGCAGAGGAAGAAGACCAAAAAGATACCCAGGAGGAAGATGCTTCTTCACAGGAAGGCCCTGAGGAGCGGGAGGAGCCGCTTGGCAGTGTGAATGGACAGGCCGAATTGGAAAATAAGGAAAACAACAATGGCTCCAGTGCAGCGGAGCCGCTAGCCATTAg TAATTCTTGCCCAAAGACGCGTCTGGTGGAAGGCTCAGAGTTTGTGAATGAGAACTCTAAACTGGGACTGAATGGGAAAACTGGGCCGTGGAGCTTTGAGGAGCTGATTGATCTGGGGGTTCATCCTAAAGGCCGGCCACTGATGGAGGCCGACGGTTGTAACCAGGGCCTTATAGACTGTGATGGGGTACCTGAGGGTCCCAGGGTGGCCTTTGAAGACAAGTCGGCTCCTGTTaactccatccatccacctcAGCCCATTGAAGCTCTATCAG
- the map7d3 gene encoding ensconsin isoform X6, with product MAEGASTLKGLRAQMAAAAQAQAEERRSQAGNSPVPPAATTTSTTTTKSHAKPVIDGAALRIDEKLRVAKERREEQEKQHAARESQILERERKAKLQVERQVEERQRKLEEQRRKEEQRRAAVEEKRKQKQEEEKEHYEAVMRRTLERSNRVEQRQKRWSWGGLSDADSKNGESDTGPVSSPVTVVISPASPVSKPPRSQTPQDKRSTSTTNLKQSADSAISKRLSSSSATLLNSSDKSAKRRSSSLNRLPSNATQASKEVNKQPQVEQTGPTLKKRSSSLSRVGSKASPKTIPEKGPPSEAVSTSPLQPSPRGPLRSRSTDRRKGPPTSASADAISSMAQKAEKDKRFTSPGGKRPPSPSTLPNRHRSPSPGPQALSTTKRAPSPGAAKSSPRNRPPSPSGVKQRPPSPQPASASKPLPIQKPALTPTGPPILRKRESKPKDMSPVTPMSPQPQEANTASPAPSTKPKEDPNSKAIAGTNSAAEASRMLAENRRLAREQKEREEQLRVQREEEERLRKEEQKRLAEEERVRRLEEEKIRAEERKREEEEQAVKDEEEKQRLELEEQQRQEELQKEREEAEAKTKEEAEKQRQERERIMQQNQQERMERKKRIEEIMKRTRKTDQIDFKGSDDKSNPDENDDDEEEEVTDQINCESDQSVKLDNAAEEEDQKDTQEEDASSQEGPEEREEPLGSVNGQAELENKENNNGSSAAEPLAISNSCPKTRLVEGSEFVNENSKLGLNGKTGPWSFEELIDLGVHPKGRPLMEADGCNQGLIDCDGVPEGPRVAFEDKSAPVNSIHPPQPIEALSEM from the exons CTGCAGCCGCGCAGGCGCAGGCCGAGGAGCGTCGCAGTCAGGCTGGCAACAGCCCAGTGCCTCCAGctgccaccaccaccagcaccaccaccacaaAGAGCCATGCAAAACCAG TTATTGATGGAGCAGCTCTTCGAATAGACGAGAAACTTCGAGTGGccaaagaaagaagagaagaacaAGAGAAGCAGCACG CGGCACGTGAGTCTCAGATCCTGGAACGGGAGCGCAAGGCCAAGCTGCAGGTGGAGAGGCAGGTGGAGGAGAGGCAGAGGAAGCTGGAGGAGCAGCGAAGGAAAGAAGAGCAGAGAAGAGCTGCTGTGGAGGAGAAGAGGAAACAGAAGCAGGAGGAAGAGAAG gagcaCTATGAGGCAGTGATGCGGCGTACTCTGGAACGCAGTAATAGAGTTGAGCAGAGGCAGAAAAGGTGGTCCTGGGGAGGCCTCTCCGACGCAGACAGCAAAAATG GCGAGAGTGACACTGGCCCCGTCTCATCCCCAGTTACTGTAGTAATCTCCCCAGCCTCACCAGTCTCCAAGCCACCTCGGAGCCAGACGCCACAAG ACAAGCGTTCCACCTCCACCACAAACCTGAAGCAGTCGGCCGACTCTGCCATCAGCAAACGCCTGTCCTCCTCCTCCGCTACCCTCCTCAACTCTTCAGACAAGA GTGCTAAGCGGAGGAGTTCGTCTTTGAATCGGTTGCCTAGCAATGCCACTCAGGCCTCTAAGGAAGTGAATAAGCAGCCTCAGGTGGAACAGACAG GCCCCACCTTGAAGAAACGGAGCTCCTCCCTCTCTCGAGTAGGGAGCAAAGCCTCACCTAAAACCATACCAGAGAAAGGTCCACCCAGTGAAGCAG TGTCCACCAGCCCGCTGCAGCCCAGCCCCCGCGGACCCCTGCGCAGCCGCAGCACAGACCGCCGGAAAGGCCCACCGACGTCCGCTTCGGCCGACGCCATCTCCAGCATGGCTCAG AAAGCTGAGAAGGACAAGCGCTTCACTTCACCGGGAGGAAAACGTCCTCCTTCACCCTCCACCCTCCCTAACCGCCATCGCTCCCCATCCCCTGGTCCCCAGGCTCTCAGCACCACCAAAAGAGCGCCCTCCCCTGGAGCAGCCAA GTCAAGTCCCCGAAATCGCCCCCCCTCCCCCAGCGGGGTGAAACAGCGGCCTCCATCCCCTCAGCCCGCCTCTGCCTCCAAACCTCTGCCCATACAGAAGCCTGCGCTCACCCCCACCGGCCCTCCTATTCTCCGCAAGAGGGAGTCCAAGCCGAAGGACATGTCTCCTGTGACTCCTATGTCACCACAGCCTCAAGAGGCCAACACTGCCAGCCCTGCCCCCAGCACCAAGCCCAAAGAAG ATCCCAACTCTAAAGCCATTGCCGGCACAAACTCTGCTGCAGAAGCCTCTAGGATGTTGGCAGAGAACCGGCGTCTGGCCCgtgaacagaaagagagagaggaacagctCAGAgtgcagagagaggaggaggagag GCTGAGAAAGGAGGAACAGAAGCGTCTCGCTGAGGAGGAGAGAGTGAGACGCTTGGAGGAAGAGAAGATTCGggcggaggagaggaagagggaaGAGGAAGAGCAGGCTGTTAAAGATGAGGAGGAGAAGCAGAGGCTGGAGCtggaggagcagcagagacaggaaGAGCTCCAGAAAGAG CGAGAGGAGGCCGAAGCAAAGACCAAAGAGGAGGCTGAGAAACAGCGGCAGGAGAGAGAGCGCATCATGCAGCAGAACCAGCAGGAGCGCATGGAGAGGAAGAAG agAATTGAAGAAATTATGAAGAGAACCCGAAAAACGGACCAAATCGATTTTAAG GGCAGTGATGACAAAAGTAATCCAGatgagaatgatgatgatgaagaagaagaggtTACTGACCAGATAAACTGTGAAA GTGATCAGTCTGTCAAACTGGACAATGCAGCAGAGGAAGAAGACCAAAAAGATACCCAGGAGGAAGATGCTTCTTCACAGGAAGGCCCTGAGGAGCGGGAGGAGCCGCTTGGCAGTGTGAATGGACAGGCCGAATTGGAAAATAAGGAAAACAACAATGGCTCCAGTGCAGCGGAGCCGCTAGCCATTAg TAATTCTTGCCCAAAGACGCGTCTGGTGGAAGGCTCAGAGTTTGTGAATGAGAACTCTAAACTGGGACTGAATGGGAAAACTGGGCCGTGGAGCTTTGAGGAGCTGATTGATCTGGGGGTTCATCCTAAAGGCCGGCCACTGATGGAGGCCGACGGTTGTAACCAGGGCCTTATAGACTGTGATGGGGTACCTGAGGGTCCCAGGGTGGCCTTTGAAGACAAGTCGGCTCCTGTTaactccatccatccacctcAGCCCATTGAAGCTCTATCAG
- the map7d3 gene encoding ensconsin isoform X8: MAEGASTLKGLRAQMAAAAQAQAEERRSQAGNSPVPPAATTTSTTTTKSHAKPVIDGAALRIDEKLRVAKERREEQEKQHAARESQILERERKAKLQVERQVEERQRKLEEQRRKEEQRRAAVEEKRKQKQEEEKEHYEAVMRRTLERSNRVEQRQKRWSWGGLSDADSKNDKRSTSTTNLKQSADSAISKRLSSSSATLLNSSDKTRRSLASPMDFSRLLTPTQASLARSKSAAALSADGADVPESHLCPRSVSTSPLQPSPRGPLRSRSTDRRKGPPTSASADAISSMAQKAEKDKRFTSPGGKRPPSPSTLPNRHRSPSPGPQALSTTKRAPSPGAAKSSPRNRPPSPSGVKQRPPSPQPASASKPLPIQKPALTPTGPPILRKRESKPKDMSPVTPMSPQPQEANTASPAPSTKPKEDPNSKAIAGTNSAAEASRMLAENRRLAREQKEREEQLRVQREEEERLRKEEQKRLAEEERVRRLEEEKIRAEERKREEEEQAVKDEEEKQRLELEEQQRQEELQKEREEAEAKTKEEAEKQRQERERIMQQNQQERMERKKRIEEIMKRTRKTDQIDFKGSDDKSNPDENDDDEEEEVTDQINCESDQSVKLDNAAEEEDQKDTQEEDASSQEGPEEREEPLGSVNGQAELENKENNNGSSAAEPLAISNSCPKTRLVEGSEFVNENSKLGLNGKTGPWSFEELIDLGVHPKGRPLMEADGCNQGLIDCDGVPEGPRVAFEDKSAPVNSIHPPQPIEALSEM, from the exons CTGCAGCCGCGCAGGCGCAGGCCGAGGAGCGTCGCAGTCAGGCTGGCAACAGCCCAGTGCCTCCAGctgccaccaccaccagcaccaccaccacaaAGAGCCATGCAAAACCAG TTATTGATGGAGCAGCTCTTCGAATAGACGAGAAACTTCGAGTGGccaaagaaagaagagaagaacaAGAGAAGCAGCACG CGGCACGTGAGTCTCAGATCCTGGAACGGGAGCGCAAGGCCAAGCTGCAGGTGGAGAGGCAGGTGGAGGAGAGGCAGAGGAAGCTGGAGGAGCAGCGAAGGAAAGAAGAGCAGAGAAGAGCTGCTGTGGAGGAGAAGAGGAAACAGAAGCAGGAGGAAGAGAAG gagcaCTATGAGGCAGTGATGCGGCGTACTCTGGAACGCAGTAATAGAGTTGAGCAGAGGCAGAAAAGGTGGTCCTGGGGAGGCCTCTCCGACGCAGACAGCAAAAATG ACAAGCGTTCCACCTCCACCACAAACCTGAAGCAGTCGGCCGACTCTGCCATCAGCAAACGCCTGTCCTCCTCCTCCGCTACCCTCCTCAACTCTTCAGACAAGA caCGTCGCTCCTTGGCCAGTCCCATGGACTTCAGTCGTCTCCTCACCCCCACCCAGGCTTCTCTAGCTAGGAGCAAGAGCGCGGCGGCCCTATCAGCCGATGGAGCAGATGTCCCAG AGTCTCACCTGTGTCCTCGCTCAGTGTCCACCAGCCCGCTGCAGCCCAGCCCCCGCGGACCCCTGCGCAGCCGCAGCACAGACCGCCGGAAAGGCCCACCGACGTCCGCTTCGGCCGACGCCATCTCCAGCATGGCTCAG AAAGCTGAGAAGGACAAGCGCTTCACTTCACCGGGAGGAAAACGTCCTCCTTCACCCTCCACCCTCCCTAACCGCCATCGCTCCCCATCCCCTGGTCCCCAGGCTCTCAGCACCACCAAAAGAGCGCCCTCCCCTGGAGCAGCCAA GTCAAGTCCCCGAAATCGCCCCCCCTCCCCCAGCGGGGTGAAACAGCGGCCTCCATCCCCTCAGCCCGCCTCTGCCTCCAAACCTCTGCCCATACAGAAGCCTGCGCTCACCCCCACCGGCCCTCCTATTCTCCGCAAGAGGGAGTCCAAGCCGAAGGACATGTCTCCTGTGACTCCTATGTCACCACAGCCTCAAGAGGCCAACACTGCCAGCCCTGCCCCCAGCACCAAGCCCAAAGAAG ATCCCAACTCTAAAGCCATTGCCGGCACAAACTCTGCTGCAGAAGCCTCTAGGATGTTGGCAGAGAACCGGCGTCTGGCCCgtgaacagaaagagagagaggaacagctCAGAgtgcagagagaggaggaggagag GCTGAGAAAGGAGGAACAGAAGCGTCTCGCTGAGGAGGAGAGAGTGAGACGCTTGGAGGAAGAGAAGATTCGggcggaggagaggaagagggaaGAGGAAGAGCAGGCTGTTAAAGATGAGGAGGAGAAGCAGAGGCTGGAGCtggaggagcagcagagacaggaaGAGCTCCAGAAAGAG CGAGAGGAGGCCGAAGCAAAGACCAAAGAGGAGGCTGAGAAACAGCGGCAGGAGAGAGAGCGCATCATGCAGCAGAACCAGCAGGAGCGCATGGAGAGGAAGAAG agAATTGAAGAAATTATGAAGAGAACCCGAAAAACGGACCAAATCGATTTTAAG GGCAGTGATGACAAAAGTAATCCAGatgagaatgatgatgatgaagaagaagaggtTACTGACCAGATAAACTGTGAAA GTGATCAGTCTGTCAAACTGGACAATGCAGCAGAGGAAGAAGACCAAAAAGATACCCAGGAGGAAGATGCTTCTTCACAGGAAGGCCCTGAGGAGCGGGAGGAGCCGCTTGGCAGTGTGAATGGACAGGCCGAATTGGAAAATAAGGAAAACAACAATGGCTCCAGTGCAGCGGAGCCGCTAGCCATTAg TAATTCTTGCCCAAAGACGCGTCTGGTGGAAGGCTCAGAGTTTGTGAATGAGAACTCTAAACTGGGACTGAATGGGAAAACTGGGCCGTGGAGCTTTGAGGAGCTGATTGATCTGGGGGTTCATCCTAAAGGCCGGCCACTGATGGAGGCCGACGGTTGTAACCAGGGCCTTATAGACTGTGATGGGGTACCTGAGGGTCCCAGGGTGGCCTTTGAAGACAAGTCGGCTCCTGTTaactccatccatccacctcAGCCCATTGAAGCTCTATCAG